A segment of the Prochlorococcus marinus str. MIT 9215 genome:
ATTAAAAATTCTGATGATGGTAAAGGTATCTTAATTACGAATGATGCTATAGAACAAATTTCAAATTTATTGAAGGGCCAAAGTGATAAAAAAGCACTAAGAGTAGGAGTAAGATCTGGCGGTTGTAGTGGGATGAGTTATACGATGGATTTTATAGGAACTGATGAAATAAATCCCGATGATAAAATTTATGATTATTCATTAAAAACCGATCAAAGCTTTCAAGTTGTTTGCGATCCTAAAAGTCTTTTATATATTTATGGAATGCAGCTAGATTTTAGTAAGGAATTAATTGGAGGTGGCTTTAATTTTGTAAATCCCAATGCCTCTCAAACTTGCGGTTGTGGAAGCTCTTTTGCAGTTTAATAAATAATGAATAACGAAATTAATCCCATTGAAGAGGATTTTAATGCAGCTTTATCAAGATATAAAGCAGGGCATGATTTAATTCCAATTGTTCAAGATTTTCAAAAAATTATACAGCAAATTCCAAATCATTTTGCTGCTTGGACTTGTTTATCATGGCTTCAATTACTTTTGAAAAATAATGAAGAAGCTTTGTCAGCTGCCAGACAAGCTGTTCGATTAAATCAGCAAGATCCACAAGCAAGAATGAATTTGTCTTTAGCTCTTTTGGCCACCAATAATAAAGGTGTTAGGGATCATATTGAGTTAATAAAAAAAATGTCTATGATGATGCCAGATGTGAAAAGTGAGTTGAAAGAATCTGTTGAAGACGGATTAAGTAGATATCCAGATTGGCCTGAGTTAACCAAGGTAAAAAAATGGTTGGAATTTTAAATTGTTTAAGATTTTAATTTTAAGTAATGGGCATGGAGAAGATCTATCTGGCAGTTTAATAGCTAAACAATTCGTAAAAAGTGGTTATTCTGTTCATGCTTTGCCAATTGTTGGTATGGGAAACCATTACAAAAAAGAAAAAATTAAGATTATCGGTAAAACTAAGGAATTTAGAACTGGAGGAATTGGGTATAATTCTTTTAAGGGAAGACTTACTGAGATATTTGGAGGAGAAATATTTTATCTTCTAAAAAAATTATATTTAACTTTTCAAATAAGAAAAAAATATGATTATTTTTTTGTAGTTGGAGATATTGTGCCAGTTTTTTTTGCATGGGTTTGTAACAAAGATTTTTTTACATATCTAGTAGCTTATTCCAGCCATTATGAAGGGAAGTTGAAATTACCATGGCCTTCTAAATTTTTCTTGCTCTCAGAAAAAACAAAAAAAATTTATACGAGAGATTCCCTTACAGCTAATGATTTAACATTGCAATTAAAAAAGAAAGTGTCTTTTTTAGGCAACCCATTTATGGATAAGTTTTTTCCTAGAAACAAAGAATTAAATAAAGATGAATTTAGTATTGGATTATTTCCAGGAAGTAGATTCCCTGAGATTTTAGATAATTTTGTTTTGATTTTAGAGTTATTAGAGGCATTGTCACATTTAAGATATTTTCAAACAATCCAGTTTAATTTTGCAATAGTTAATGCTTTATCTTCATCAAAAATAAAGGAAATATTTCAAAAAAGAGGATGGTTAAAAATAGAAAATATAAAAGATAATAATCTCTTGAAATTCCAATATAAATTTTTAGAAGTCAATATATATTGGAATAATTTTGACGAAATATTATTGAAAAGTAGATGCTGTATTAGCATGGCAGGAACAGCAGCAGAGCAAGCGATTGGATTAGGAAAACCGGTTATTCAGATTGAAGGTAAAGGTCCACAATTTACAAAAACTTTTGCAGAAGCGCAAAGACGTTTGCTTGGGAAATATGTTTTTTGTGCCAGTAATTATAAAGACAAAAATGATCAAATCAATCAGACAATTAAATTGATTATAAAAATAATGTACCTTATACAGCTAAATAAGAAGTTTATGATTTCATGTAATGAAAATGCCAAAAAAAGACTGGGTGAAAATAAAGCTTGTCTTAAGATTGTTGATGATATAAATATTGCTATAAAAAATGACTGAGGAAAATAATCAAAATAAGTTAAAACAAATGATTGATAATTTGTTATTAATCAATTTATTTATAGTAATTTTTTTTGCAATATTTTTTATTTTTGCAATCATCATGCAATTAAATGGGATATTTATTTTTATTAATTTTATTCAGATAGTTTGGAATCCTCTGATAGTACCATTAATAACAATCGTTATTATTGGTGCTTTAGTAAATGGTATTAATTCTTGGTGGCGGCGTAAATTGCTTTCTCAAGAAGAGGATATTTAAAATTATAATTTTTGATTTTACTGCTAATTACTTTTTGTCCTTCTAAAACAACTTTCGCTCCATCACCTAACAATATTTTTAAAACTGCTCCAGGCACTGGAAGTAAATTAGGTCTATTAAGACATTTGCCTAAAGTCTGAGAAAATTCCTTCATTAATACTGGATTTGGCGCAACAGCATTAAATACTCCCGAATATTTTTTATCAACTAATGCTTTAATAATTAATGCACATAAATCAGTTCTATGAATCCAACTCATCCATTGCTTACCATCTCCAATTGGTCCACCTAATCCAACTTTAAATATAGGGAGCATTTTCCCTAATGCTCCTCCGTCTCTCTCTAGAACAATTCCAATTCTAAAAATAACTAACCTTGTGAACAATGGTTTTTCAGCGGCGACCGCTTCCCATTCTTTGCAAAGATTAGATAAAAAGTCTTTTCCTCCAGGACTATTTTCAGTGAATTCACTAGACAAACTTGTACCGTAATAACCTATAGCTGATCCATTTATAATGACTTTTGGGTTTATTTTTAAATTTTTAAGGGTCTTCATCATAAATTTCGTGGTGTTAATACGACTATTTTCAATCTTCTGTTTTTGTTCAGAAGTCCATTTTTTTTCTGCTATGGGTTCTCCCATCAAGTTAATAATTCCATCTGTCTCTCTTAAAATATTTAGAAGATTTTCGTTATTCCAGTTTTTTTCTTTTGATAAATCTATTTGCAAAAATTTAAACTTATTGAAATCTAAATCAAGCTTTAATTTACTAATGGGTTTTCTACTTACAATGTAAATTTCGTGATTTTTATTGAGTAGTGTTGGTACTAATTCTTTACCAACAAATCCAGTGCAGCCAAGTAGTAAAATACGCATTTCTTATAGATGTTTATCATTTAAGACTATTAAATTTTTTAGACGTTTGTAATTATTATTCCGGTATAAATTTTTTCAATAGTTTTCAAACAAGTTTTTGTATAATGGATTTCAAATAACTTTCTTAAATTTATTATGACAGATTCTATTCCAAAGAAACCTTTTAAGAAAGGAAGCTTAGTTTTTGTCGATAGAGAAAATTATATAAAAAGTATCGAAGCCCTAGCCAGTGATGATGATCTACCTAATTATGTCTTTGAGGGTCCTGGAGAGATTCTTTCAGTCAAAGACGAATATGCTCAGGTTAGATGGCGCAGACCTGTTCCAGATGTTTGGTTGAAATTAGATCAACTTAAAGAATATACTCAATAAAATTTTTATTTCTAAAATTTTTTATTTTTTTTCTCTATAGAAATCTTTGATTGAATTCTTTTTGCTTCTTTGATCATTTCTTTGCCATCAAATAAGTAATTATCTACGTATCCTTGTGTATATCTATCAAATTCTGATAGCGCATCTTTAACTTGTGAAAAACAGCGATAAAGATCGAGGCCTAAAGCTGAAATAGACTTTGGAATTATTTTTTTGTTATAGATTTTTTCAACTTTTTCTATTTTTTGTTGTGAAAGAATAATATAACTGCAAAAATTTTCCATTAGTTCGTCATCATATGGATCCGCAGATAGTTCTTTTATTTCGTTATTTAAAGGTTTAATGATTTGACTAATTAATCTATTTATCGGACTATAAATTTCTTTAATCCATATTTCAACTTCTTTGTCCTTATTTGAAGAAGTATGTTTTTTTGAATTAAATTTCTCTTCCCAATTTTCATTTAATGAATCAAATGATGAGCTGGAAAAGGAAAAACTGCTATCGTATTGTTTCTTTTTGATAGGGTCATTTAGAGTTTCCCAGGCATTTTGTATTGCAAGAAATCGTTCTTTCTTACCGCCTGCATCTGGATGATGTTGCTTAACTAAAGAGCGATATGAAGATTTAATTTCACTTATGGTTGCATTTTGTTTGAGACCTAATTCTTCATATAAATTTTTTTCCATTGTTATAAATTACGCATTAAAGATAACCATCTTTTCTGGCTTGAATTGAAGTATTAGATTCAAACATTGCTGTTGATAAATATCTCTCTCCAAAACTTGGAAGAATAACTATCAATCTTTTATTCATTAGTTCTTTTCTTTTGCCGATTTTTATAGTTGCTGCTAAAGCTGCACCGCTGCTTATGCCGGATAAAAGGCCTTCCAATCTAGCTAATAAACGCCCATAATAAAATGCTTCATCGTCATCTATTTTTATAATTTCATCAATTAATTTAGTATTAAGAACTTTTGGTATGAAACCCGCTCCAATTCCTTGAATCGAATGAGATCCTGCTTTTTCTCCGGAAATCACAGCACTTTTTTTGGGCTCTACGGCATAAATTTTGCAATTTGGATTAACTTTTTTCAAAAAACGTGCACAACCAGTAATTGTTCCTCCAGTGCCTACTCCTGTAACTAGTCCATCTAAATTGTTATTGGATTGTGACCATATTTCTTGAGCCGTTGTTCTTTCATGAATATCTGGATTGGCAAAGTTTTCAAACTGATTAAATTGATAGCTATTTACAATGGTTGAAGACAACTC
Coding sequences within it:
- a CDS encoding tetratricopeptide repeat protein, with translation MNNEINPIEEDFNAALSRYKAGHDLIPIVQDFQKIIQQIPNHFAAWTCLSWLQLLLKNNEEALSAARQAVRLNQQDPQARMNLSLALLATNNKGVRDHIELIKKMSMMMPDVKSELKESVEDGLSRYPDWPELTKVKKWLEF
- a CDS encoding J domain-containing protein, which produces MEKNLYEELGLKQNATISEIKSSYRSLVKQHHPDAGGKKERFLAIQNAWETLNDPIKKKQYDSSFSFSSSSFDSLNENWEEKFNSKKHTSSNKDKEVEIWIKEIYSPINRLISQIIKPLNNEIKELSADPYDDELMENFCSYIILSQQKIEKVEKIYNKKIIPKSISALGLDLYRCFSQVKDALSEFDRYTQGYVDNYLFDGKEMIKEAKRIQSKISIEKKNKKF
- a CDS encoding NAD(P)H-quinone oxidoreductase subunit O, coding for MTDSIPKKPFKKGSLVFVDRENYIKSIEALASDDDLPNYVFEGPGEILSVKDEYAQVRWRRPVPDVWLKLDQLKEYTQ
- a CDS encoding HesB/IscA family protein, whose protein sequence is MENLEVKQEIKNSDDGKGILITNDAIEQISNLLKGQSDKKALRVGVRSGGCSGMSYTMDFIGTDEINPDDKIYDYSLKTDQSFQVVCDPKSLLYIYGMQLDFSKELIGGGFNFVNPNASQTCGCGSSFAV
- a CDS encoding TIGR01777 family oxidoreductase, with the translated sequence MRILLLGCTGFVGKELVPTLLNKNHEIYIVSRKPISKLKLDLDFNKFKFLQIDLSKEKNWNNENLLNILRETDGIINLMGEPIAEKKWTSEQKQKIENSRINTTKFMMKTLKNLKINPKVIINGSAIGYYGTSLSSEFTENSPGGKDFLSNLCKEWEAVAAEKPLFTRLVIFRIGIVLERDGGALGKMLPIFKVGLGGPIGDGKQWMSWIHRTDLCALIIKALVDKKYSGVFNAVAPNPVLMKEFSQTLGKCLNRPNLLPVPGAVLKILLGDGAKVVLEGQKVISSKIKNYNFKYPLLEKAIYAATKN
- a CDS encoding lipid-A-disaccharide synthase-related protein; translated protein: MFKILILSNGHGEDLSGSLIAKQFVKSGYSVHALPIVGMGNHYKKEKIKIIGKTKEFRTGGIGYNSFKGRLTEIFGGEIFYLLKKLYLTFQIRKKYDYFFVVGDIVPVFFAWVCNKDFFTYLVAYSSHYEGKLKLPWPSKFFLLSEKTKKIYTRDSLTANDLTLQLKKKVSFLGNPFMDKFFPRNKELNKDEFSIGLFPGSRFPEILDNFVLILELLEALSHLRYFQTIQFNFAIVNALSSSKIKEIFQKRGWLKIENIKDNNLLKFQYKFLEVNIYWNNFDEILLKSRCCISMAGTAAEQAIGLGKPVIQIEGKGPQFTKTFAEAQRRLLGKYVFCASNYKDKNDQINQTIKLIIKIMYLIQLNKKFMISCNENAKKRLGENKACLKIVDDINIAIKND
- the cysK gene encoding cysteine synthase A; translated protein: MEIANDITSLVGNTPLVKLNRIRNYFNCYPEIIAKLESFNPSASVKDRIAYSMLCKAEEEGLINPDKTTLIEATSGNTGIALAMVAAAKGYKLILTMPDTMSIERRAMLRAYGAELQLTPGKDGMKGALDLANELSSTIVNSYQFNQFENFANPDIHERTTAQEIWSQSNNNLDGLVTGVGTGGTITGCARFLKKVNPNCKIYAVEPKKSAVISGEKAGSHSIQGIGAGFIPKVLNTKLIDEIIKIDDDEAFYYGRLLARLEGLLSGISSGAALAATIKIGKRKELMNKRLIVILPSFGERYLSTAMFESNTSIQARKDGYL